cattattgttgATTAAAATTGATACAGTCAAGCAACACAGGACCTTTATAGAAAGTTACATTTTTTGGGCAATATCAAAGCccataatatttataatatttatagaCGTTACTTAACTGGTATTTAAGATGATGATTTCCCAAACAATATGAAAGTTTACTCACAGAACAGTGTGGACAAACAAAGCCACTCATGTTCTCAATAATGCCCAGGATTCGTACACCTGTCTTCTTGCAAAAGGTAATCTCTCTCCGCACATCCCCAGTAGATACAGCCTGTAACATACACAAgaccagactttttttttatattagctAATGTCatccaattaaaaataaatcagcatttgAATATGATCATATTGCCACTCATAGTttagtttttccctttttactccgttacaaacacacatgctgaaCAAAATGTATAGCACATGGCCAAAAAGGTAAACATCAAAGCCAGGTTTATGAGTTCATCTGTCAGCAGAAACCACTCATTACTGTGCCATCCGTACACTTTATCTACAGTCGGGTGTGTCAGTATACTGCGTACCTGCGGTGTGGTGACCAGAACAGCTCCATCCACTCTGTGTTTCTTAAGATTCTCCAGCACAGCCAGATGTTCGTCTGATGTCCCAGGTGGCGTGTCCACCAGCAGCACATCCAGCTCTCCCCAGGCGACGTCTGACACAAACTGGGCGATTAAAGCTGTAGGACCAGACATCCAGAGATGGAGCAAATGAAGATGAGCCCAAGAGCAGAGTGCAGTTTCCGTTGAGACAtgcaggaaatgttttgatgaaaaaatgatgtgatgtgtaaatatataaGTATAGAACTTATTGAATAACATTACAGACCTGTTTTTTTGGGCCCCCTCCACACCACTGCTTCATCTGGATCCTCCATAAGGAAGCCTATGGACATGAGGGCAAGGCTCTTCTGGGCGTCAGTGTAGACTGGCACCCATCCTGAGTCACACTGGTGCACGTCAGGCCTGCCCACACTCAGCATCCGCGGGATACTGGGGCCACACAGGTCGACATCCAGGATCCCAACCTGATGAGCACAGTAATGTTGTCACGTGAAACAGGGTTAGTGTGTGATTCTGGATGTTATACTGACAGTGATTGCTTTATACTGAACTATATGTGGACAATTTAGCACACACAGGCAACGTCATGCATGAGAATAGCATTACAACATATGAGcgcacacacagctgctcacCTTCTTGCCTGCATGCCTGAGAGCCAGAGCCAACTCTGTGGTGATGGTGCTCTTCCCCACTCCTCCCTTCCCTGACAGCACCAGCACAACATGCCGGACCTGGGCCAGGCTCCCGTCTcatttcagaggaaacacagtAAGGGTCAGACACACCAAACTATGACGGGGGGACCCCGAAGCGTCAGCTTTCTGAAACATGGCTCAGGGTGAAATGTCGCAGCTAAGGACCAGGTGTCACGTTTCCACTTCAACAGTAAAATAGGTTAAAGAGACAGCGTTTCTTTCTATGGAACTGCCTCTTCTTACACACAGCAACTCATCTGACATGAAGAAGAGCGTTCAGTCTGCGGTGAACAAATATATTAGCAGATGATGAAATCTACTAAGCTAATTTCTAGTTAGCAGAAGCTAACTAGAAATTAGCTTCTGCATTGACTACGTCGGCTGCTATTTCTTAGCATGAACATACACGTATAATGTATGAAATGGACCAGGAACAGTAGTTACAGAGCCCTCCTCATATTTTTGAAATCCTACATACCATTACTTTGGTCCATATTTTGGATTTGAGGATCACCATGCACGCAGCTCAGAGTTGACTTCCGCCTGTCGTCACGCTCCCTCTGTCCAATCATACAGTGCTCCTTCCACGTAAGTCCCGCCTCTTCAGTAAAGCGAATGAATAGGCTGGCTGGAAATCATGGCTGGTTCACGATGCTAGACAGACTTTCATAATCAGCAAATCAAGCGTATTTTCCTCAACACTTTATACGTATTTTTAAGGTTTGCAGTAAGAACTTCAATAAAAAGTCAAACCGCAGCATAAAAACGATAGCAGCACAGTAGTTTGTATCTTTTATAGTATTTTAATATGACTGTGAAAGGAGAAATCCTATCACTCTCCAAGTATTTTATTAGTTTGAAACCCACACAACACATCATGTGTTAGGCCATCATGACTGCTCCACAGGCTGTTGCCTTACTTAGTCAAAGGTAACTAGGTGAATTAATACAAGTCCCTCCCTCACACAGGTCCCGTCCAATTAGCACACCGTGAGGGCGGGGAGAAGTAATGTTTACGTCTGGGTCACTTCGAAGTGGGCCAGAGAGCAAACTGCAGCTGTCTCACCAACACGGTGCACAGGAAGACCACTGTGAGGTAAGAGCATGGCTGCCTCTGACTTTTAAGTTAACGTAGCCACAAGATAGATACTGGGCAGGTGTGCGACATTTGATCAATTTACAAACAGCTTTTAGGTTACTCATCTGATATCATTCACATAGTTTTATTGTGAGAAATGCAGACGGTCTGACTGCACTAATTGAAAGGCTAAGATTGTATTGCATGAGAAAAGAAACTGGACACAGAGAGTGAATACATTTAACACCAGCTCTGTATTTTAGTGCCCTAAACATAACGGATTCATGTCTCTACACACTCATGTCAGCGCAGTTGAAATATTGGCACTGTAATTTGTCCTGACTGGGTCGTCCTGATGATGCATTAACAGTATCTGGGGTAAAGCCCAATTAAAGTGAGACTAGCTCCAGACTAACTCATTTAAGTTATTGGTATTTATCTCCTGCACCTGCTTGCAAAGCAGCTACCAGCTGCTGTGTCCTGTGCCGGCATTAACCAGGACATGCTATCACTGTTGAGGAAATAAAGAACTACTGCAGGTTGAAGCATCAACTATAGGTTTTGTGTCATACAATAAATCTAGAACAATTGCAGAGTGTCCTTAAATAATACTTGGTAATCTTCAATGTCCTTCAccttttcacaaaaaattaaaCGCTGTATTGGagtgattgatttattgatttattttattttatttatttattttttttaagctgtaaaagtgtaaaaatagTTCAACAAGTTtactttttcaaaagcaaacatGCATGTGAGATGTGCTTGCTTTTCTGGGCCATAAAAGCCAAACAGAAGTGTGAAGTTTCTGAAATATGCTATGTGATGCCATATACCCTATAAATACAGACTGAATAGAGACAGAAatttaataatgttaataataaattaaatgtgctGTGAGTGTTTAGTACTGTGTCTTGATGGAACCACCTTTTCTCTACAGTAATTTGTCACAGTTAATATTAGGAcagttgaacacaagtttattCAATGATCTACACTCATCTACAATGCATTCACCAGGTTAGATGACcttatctgtgtgtatgtgctgatGAGGTTAGCTAAAGTGCTGCCACAGTGGCAGAGCACAGTGCTAGGTATAAAGGTTGAGCAAGTGCATggaaacacttcctgctgccaACTGTAGCATATGGGACTGATAGAAATAGCCAAGCCACCACACAGAGATCAGtctggagattttttttttttttaacattttttcccttaaaaagacaaatgtttccTATATACAGTTTTTAACCTAGTTCATGTTGTCCAGAAGCTCAGTCCTCTTGAGACAGGAAATTCAAACTTCTTTGTTGAAGGAGACATTGCACCCTGTAATTTTTGTCACTATTGTTTGATTTAGCTTATTTCTGGTATCAAATTTCGCAATCATTGGTTGAATCAAGTGAATTTTGTGAATTCTCAGGAAGTTCTCAATCTTTgataaaattgaaataaaatgtaagggaaatgtcttttttctctctctttgcttgAATGTAGTCTGCTAgatctgaaaaatatttaattgaatAGGCTTGTGAATGTGTTACAAATTATTCTGGcatcatcaaaacaaatcaaagatCAAAGAATGTGTAGTAAATTGGAATAGAAATTATGACTTCTATTGCACAGATAGCAGCTAGTCATACGGCGTTGGGTCTGCTCTCCACAGTGCTGCCATGCTGAGAAGAGGCAGAAATGGCCGTGCTCTGCATTTGGCCTGGAGTGAAATACGACAGGAGACAGATGCAATGGCAGTGATCCAGACATTGGAcgaagaggagaaggaaggcCAGACAACACAGGTGACACACTGGGCTTATAGGCTGGAGTAAATGATGAACACAGGTTAGACATGACTAGAGCAatagaaaaaaagttttggttttttttttttttttttttaagagcattTTTGTCTGCAGAAAGTCAAAGAGAAGCCACAACCATGTGTAAAAGATCACATGGCTACCTGAGTTCCAGTAGTTTTCCACCAGGACTTTTCCTGTCCAGACTGGTTGTGTGTAACACAGGGTTAGGTCTCCAAAGGGAAGGACAGGAGGCTAAGTATTTTTGGAAGTGGTCTAATTTTATGCACTTGCACACATGACTTCTCTCACCAATTGGAACCATGAACAGCTTTTATTGAAAAGGTTTTCAAACACGTCATATGAGTGGTGGTTCTCATTTGGCTCTTTGAATGGTAGTGTTGCAAAACTGCAAGGCTGTGAGTTTTCTATCCAGGGTTAGCGACCTTTTACTCTTAGTTGGCTCTCTCTAGCCGCTACTGCGTTTGCTGCTAACCAACAGGCATCACAGTAGCCATCACAGCTTTTAAAACATTAAGTATAATCCTGGATCTTGTTCCTTCCTGTGATACCAAGCCAACATTTCTTGAGCATGGCCACGTCTATGGACTTAAGAGATGCCGTTTGTACTATGCGTGTTGACCAGATCAGCGATTTGGAGTCTGATGTGGATTACCTGGAGAGCTCTCAGACTGTTTCCGAGGTGGTGGCCTTGCCCTGCACAGTACCGGTGATTGGAGAGTCTTTCTGCCAGTGTGACCGACAGCAGGAGCTCAGTCCTGGATTCACTCCGACCAGTGACTGCCTTTGTGGGGAGGAAGATCAGGGTGAGCAAAAGCTGATGAATATAGTAATACACCTTATGAACACAGCAGGGGTCCACTGACTAGTCATGTATTCAATAAATGAAGGAAGAGAGATGCAAACAGGTTGAAAGTCTCTATAGCCACTCTTGTAGTTTCATGGTGCTGATCTTATATATAATGTCAACATGCTAACATTCTCACAATACTGAGCAGAGAGAGCTCGTATTTTATAATTAGTGCCAAATACATACAATTCATTTGTTCTGTAGTTGGCTAGAAATGAACCAATAATATGAGCTGATTGAAATTTTGATCTGTAAAACTTCCTGATGAAAAGTCCCAAAATTTATCATGAAggaatgtaaaacaaaaaatgaaaaaaaaagtaaaggtaGTTGCATCGAACCAGTTGTTAAGACATATCAGACTTAACGTCACCGTTGTTCATTTTCTGGCAACCATGAATGCCTGAGCGCGTTGAATTACAAATGATGAAATCAGAGCTGGTCAGTGTAGCAcaaatttgttgtgttttcaggttttgaGTGGGTTTGGGATGAGCACTTCAAATCCTCTGGCGCCTTTCTCAGCTGTGACAACAGGAAGGTGAGCTTTCATTCAGACTACAGCTGTGGTACAGCTGCCATTCGTGGCACCAAGGAGATGGCAGACGGCCAACACTTCTGGGAAATCAAGATGACCTCTCCTGTTTATGGAACTGATATGGTAGGTATGAGTTCCCCGATTCACTCTCAAGGGAGGCGCTGTTTTCTGAGGTTTTCTTTGGTTTGCATAGATGGTGGGAATTGGAACTTCAGAGGTACACATGGAGAGGTTCAAGTACAGCTTTGGCAGCCTGTTGGGCCATGATGAAGACAGTTGGGGGCTCTCCTACACAGGTTAGAGAGTAGAGGCTTTACAAAAAGGAGTCTCTGAAACCTGATAGAAGCTTTGCTATCCGAAATAATCTGACAAAAATTTAATAATTCACTTTTCTTATCTACACATCCTTGAAGGTCTCTTCCAGCACAAAGGAAACAAAGTGAAGTTCTCTTCTCGATTTGGGCAAGGCTCGATTATTGGAGTGCACCTGGACACCTGGCATGGTACCCTGACCTTCTACAAGAATCGACACTGTATAGGTGCGTGTTTctcctgaaattaaaacagGGTTTGGAAGCTTTGTaaagaaacaatattttaatatttcaatgcTTTCATCCTGTCACCTCTTTTGCTATAACAGGTGTTGCTGCCACAAGGCTGCTGAACAAGAAATTATACCCCATGGTGTGCTCCACAGCAGCCAAAAGCAGTATGAAAGTGATCCGTGCCTGCTACACACCCACCTCCCTGCAGTACCTCTGCTGTGCCCAGCTCCGTCAAACATTGCCCTGCTGCCCAGATGTGCTCAGTGCTTTGAAGTTGCCCCCGGGCTTGCGCACTCTCCTCCACACACAGCTGGGCTGGGTCTTCACCCTCAAAGGCAGTGCCGAACCCTCAGAGCAGTACAGCAGCTCGCCTGAGGACTGCTATGATGAGATGAGCCTTCCTCCAAGCCCCATTCCCAGCCTGAGTACCTGCACAAGTCCATTTCCTGACACCGCCTCATACCAGTGCCCCTGTCAGACATCACCTCAAACTCAACCTTGCACTTGCCACTACCCTCCAACTCCTCCCAGCAGCGACTACGatagctgctgctctgagccGGAGGAGTACCAATGCAAAAGATGCCGCTGGACATAGTAATCTAAACATGGTTTTTAAGTATTTAGCACACAGCTATTCAACCATTGCCAAACTTGTCCTTTAACCAATATTTGAGTAGAttattgcttcttttttctaGCAATGTTGTGTAAATCAGACAAGTTTGTCAATGAATGGGAGGAATGAAGTGAGCCTGTAGTCTGTGAGACATTTAATGCAGTCGACATCTGGGTAATTCTCATTTTAGCCCATTGCTATCATAAGAGCCATTCATAGTACTCttaacttttttcattttattatactATGCCAGTCATTGGCTTTGGAAGGCCAAATAAGACTCAGAGATGGAGCCAGGGGAATGAAGTTACTTTTTGATACTTTGGActttttgtaaatgtgttttgtaatcATAATGTCATTATTGGTTGTGTTCATACTATAACAGGATTTGCTACTCTGTTTTTACTGTGTACAATTATGCTTTGTTTATGAACTTTCTTACTCAGCCATATTAATAAAGCTTTGTTGCAGGTATTTCTATATATTGGTTCATACACATTCAAATATCACACATcttatattcaaatatttaatcatacaaatctgtttttttttttaatgcatggcATTGTTATCTTGTCTTTGAATCTGCAGAGGttcagataaatataaatagcATTCAACTGGAAGGCGAACATGATATCAAAGACATGTATTTAGCTTGtaaacatcaacatttctgTAATAGCAGCCAATCGGTGACTCAATGATATCCATTTATCTTATTCTCAAGTGGACTAGTCCAGGACCAGCTGGGGGTTCTGGGACGTGAAGCAGCGGTAAATTCTGGCTGATATCTCTGGTCCTATACGTCTCTCTTTGCCTCCACTTTTCACGATGAGACAAGCCAGGAgcccccttttctcctcctcagacCCTAAACTCTGGTAcgccttttaaaaaaaaaaaaaaaaaaaaagttttttctatatttacatataaactAGTTCAACATGATCATGTTGAAAAGCACTCAGGtgtacctgcagcagcagatgggGGGATGCATATGCAGCAGTTACAGTGGAGGCCACAGCAGGGCTAACTCTGTTCAGCTGCTGGATCTGTTTGCTCCAGACCTGGATCAGCCCGGAGCCATCCCTCTCTACCCGAGACCCGCTGGCCCACGAGCCGTCCACACAGAAGGGCAGTTCTGTTCGCTCAGTCAGGAGTCTGTAAGGACATTGAAGGACATCTCATCATAGTGTTAAGGTTATTGAGCTCATATGTTGGTTGATTATGCCAATAATAATTAGAGGAGGGaaagtttgattttctgttCACTTAACAACTTGAATAAGTGTGTACTTGAAAGGGCGTTTTGATAAGGCCTTTGTGACAGCACACACATGGTCAGTGACCTCCTGCCACCCAGTCAGGAAGACAAGAGAAATATTCTTGCAGAGCTGTAAATAAACAAGAACCTGAAAGGAGCAGAGACCATATCAGAGAAATCCCTAATTTTCTGCAAAAATCACcgtagtttgttttttttaaatgaaatagtttttcacAGTTAAGGCctgaaaaatgattaaaagtaTGCAAACCTCCTCAATATCCAGATTATCCATCCCCAGTTTGTATTGAACACCACAAGTATTAGCCCTGTTGGTTAATAAAAACCAACAAGTCAACTATTATTTACATTAGAGTTAACAAGTTTGATCCCACACTAGAATACACAGAATGACACACTGAATAAAAAGCACATCGGTTCTTTAgcatccatctctctgtctaACATCAGCCGTGGTCACAGATGGATATCTGACCTGTAATCTGGCTGAGCGTCCGTCACTAACAGAGTAACAACTTTCTTGGCATCACGGTTGAGATACTCCAAAAGAGGACCGAAGAAAGACCCAACCTcagtctcctcctcttcactgtcCAGCATCTGTGGTGTCAACAAAATACAGCACTACACCATGTAACAGAATCACAACAACTCAACAGACTCCTTCATGTAGACTGCTAATAGCATTTTCTTACTGTCTTCACAGAGATCACCATGTCCatgaagtcagtcagacacagcaccagcagcacttgctcctcctccacagaaCTCATGTCTTCCTCTCCCTGCTAAAGACAAAACTACGACTGCAGGAAAAATCAAGAAGCACACATCCAAAGAAATAGTCCAGACGTTTTACTTCACAATGTACAAAACGCATTCACATCTGCACCCACCAGAACAAAATCAAGAGAGATTGAAAAAAGGGGGACAGTTAAGAGGAATGTTAGGActataattatttaatatatgaTATTGTTCTTATTTACAGCATCACATACTTACCTGAGGTAAGTCTCTGGTCCAGGTGATGCTGTGGGGAAGCTGCTGGCTCTCAATACTAAACCTCCACTCAAAGGCAGCCAGAGTGTCGAGCAAGATGTCGGAGCCATCCTGCTGCAGAAG
Above is a genomic segment from Echeneis naucrates chromosome 19, fEcheNa1.1, whole genome shotgun sequence containing:
- the eme2 gene encoding essential meiotic structure-specific endonuclease subunit 2 isoform X3, with amino-acid sequence MSVLRRAKTWEISDSEEENEKKSDISSSQTSTAVSTDSREQPSSPTKRESGPVSALAPPRPDGSGTPSPARKRRSREEVEADREKARERQRAARAQEKEERRQAAEKLRSLRPDSCLRSLTVCVDPALLQQDGSDILLDTLAAFEWRFSIESQQLPHSITWTRDLPQQGEEDMSSVEEEQVLLVLCLTDFMDMVISVKTMLDSEEEETEVGSFFGPLLEYLNRDAKKVVTLLVTDAQPDYRLLTERTELPFCVDGSWASGSRVERDGSGLIQVWSKQIQQLNRVSPAVASTVTAAYASPHLLLQAYQSLGSEEEKRGLLACLIVKSGGKERRIGPEISARIYRCFTSQNPQLVLD
- the nubp2 gene encoding cytosolic Fe-S cluster assembly factor nubp2 isoform X1, with translation MDQSNDGSLAQVRHVVLVLSGKGGVGKSTITTELALALRHAGKKVGILDVDLCGPSIPRMLSVGRPDVHQCDSGWVPVYTDAQKSLALMSIGFLMEDPDEAVVWRGPKKTALIAQFVSDVAWGELDVLLVDTPPGTSDEHLAVLENLKKHRVDGAVLVTTPQAVSTGDVRREITFCKKTGVRILGIIENMSGFVCPHCSECSNIFSRGGGEELAKLTGSEFLGSVPLDPQLSRCIEEGEDFTQLFSESTTFSAISSISQTLLSSLQTA
- the eme2 gene encoding essential meiotic structure-specific endonuclease subunit 2 isoform X2, with the translated sequence MSVLRRAKTWEISDSEEENEKKSDISSSQTSTAVSTDSREQPSSPTKRESGPVSALAPPRPDGSGTPSPARKRRSREEVEADREKARERQRAARAQEKEERRQAAEKLRSLRPDSCLRSLTVCVDPALLQQDGSDILLDTLAAFEWRFSIESQQLPHSITWTRDLPQGEEDMSSVEEEQVLLVLCLTDFMDMVISVKTMLDSEEEETEVGSFFGPLLEYLNRDAKKVVTLLVTDAQPDYRANTCGVQYKLGMDNLDIEEVLVYLQLCKNISLVFLTGWQEVTDHVCAVTKALSKRPFKLLTERTELPFCVDGSWASGSRVERDGSGLIQVWSKQIQQLNRVSPAVASTVTAAYASPHLLLQAYQSLGSEEEKRGLLACLIVKSGGKERRIGPEISARIYRCFTSQNPQLVLD
- the nubp2 gene encoding cytosolic Fe-S cluster assembly factor nubp2 isoform X2 — translated: MAAVGILDVDLCGPSIPRMLSVGRPDVHQCDSGWVPVYTDAQKSLALMSIGFLMEDPDEAVVWRGPKKTALIAQFVSDVAWGELDVLLVDTPPGTSDEHLAVLENLKKHRVDGAVLVTTPQAVSTGDVRREITFCKKTGVRILGIIENMSGFVCPHCSECSNIFSRGGGEELAKLTGSEFLGSVPLDPQLSRCIEEGEDFTQLFSESTTFSAISSISQTLLSSLQTA
- the spsb3b gene encoding SPRY domain-containing SOCS box protein 3, with protein sequence MLRRGRNGRALHLAWSEIRQETDAMAVIQTLDEEEKEGQTTQISDLESDVDYLESSQTVSEVVALPCTVPVIGESFCQCDRQQELSPGFTPTSDCLCGEEDQGFEWVWDEHFKSSGAFLSCDNRKVSFHSDYSCGTAAIRGTKEMADGQHFWEIKMTSPVYGTDMMVGIGTSEVHMERFKYSFGSLLGHDEDSWGLSYTGLFQHKGNKVKFSSRFGQGSIIGVHLDTWHGTLTFYKNRHCIGVAATRLLNKKLYPMVCSTAAKSSMKVIRACYTPTSLQYLCCAQLRQTLPCCPDVLSALKLPPGLRTLLHTQLGWVFTLKGSAEPSEQYSSSPEDCYDEMSLPPSPIPSLSTCTSPFPDTASYQCPCQTSPQTQPCTCHYPPTPPSSDYDSCCSEPEEYQCKRCRWT
- the eme2 gene encoding essential meiotic structure-specific endonuclease subunit 2 isoform X1; translated protein: MSVLRRAKTWEISDSEEENEKKSDISSSQTSTAVSTDSREQPSSPTKRESGPVSALAPPRPDGSGTPSPARKRRSREEVEADREKARERQRAARAQEKEERRQAAEKLRSLRPDSCLRSLTVCVDPALLQQDGSDILLDTLAAFEWRFSIESQQLPHSITWTRDLPQQGEEDMSSVEEEQVLLVLCLTDFMDMVISVKTMLDSEEEETEVGSFFGPLLEYLNRDAKKVVTLLVTDAQPDYRANTCGVQYKLGMDNLDIEEVLVYLQLCKNISLVFLTGWQEVTDHVCAVTKALSKRPFKLLTERTELPFCVDGSWASGSRVERDGSGLIQVWSKQIQQLNRVSPAVASTVTAAYASPHLLLQAYQSLGSEEEKRGLLACLIVKSGGKERRIGPEISARIYRCFTSQNPQLVLD